CTGATTGCTTGTGATGCATTGGGCCATTTGCGGCAGTACTTTGGTAAAAATAATCGCTAAATAATTTTAATTAAAAAGGCAGGTGAGTAACTTGCCTTTTTTGCGTACTTAAATTTAGGTGATAAATTTGTACGCAGCATTATTAAATAAGCAATTGGTTCTGGCTGCTACTGAAGCAGCACAGATTAACAATAAAGCTCAAAAAAATTATTCTTGTCCACGATGTCATCATCGCGTGCAGCTGATTAAAACAGCTCAAGGGGCGTATTTTAAGCATTTAACGCGGTCAACTAGCATGATGGGTGAAAAAGAAGAACATGCGCTGAGTAAAGTGCTACTTAAAGAAGCATTGCGAGAAGCTGGTTTTCACGCACAACTAGAAATTCCACTTGCTGAGGGGCAGCTTCGAGCAGATGTTTTAGCAAGCCCGCAATTAGCGTTTGAAGTGCAATGTGCGCCGCTAAGCTTGACAGAATTTAACCATCGGCATCAGTTGTATTCTGAAATTGGGGTGGTTGATGTTTGGGTTGTGGGGCAGCGTCATTATTTACAAAGGCAAATAAAAAAGTCACAACAGATTTTTTTCCGTAAAAACCAGTTGTGGCGAGATTATTATTTGGAAATTAATCCTAAAAGAAGGCAATTAATTCTTAAGTACAATGTTTTACTTGAGCCGGTAACTAGTCGAGTTCATTATCAAATGACAACATTTACTTTAAACGCGCAAGGATTGCAACTTTTGTGGCATTTTCGGCCGCGGCTGAAGACATATCAAGTTAATCCTGCTGAGCAGCGACGATATTTAGCACAGCAATTAATGCAAAAAACAAAAATAGGGCAGTCAATTGCGACTGCCTTGTATGCTGAAAAGATGACACTCGATGATCTACCAGAAAAAATTTTTACTGAGATGCGTCACGTGAGCCAACTTAATAATGTTCTTGCGTACTTAGATTAGGCGCAAATGATTAGTTTTACGCAAAGCACAATCTTTAGTTTCTTCTTCAAAGTTTTCAATTAAGCAGGAATCATGTTTTAAAACCTTAATTAATCTATCATGAGCAACAATTCCCTCCAATAAAATGCCGTTGTAATTGCCACTCTCATTATAAATGATAGTTGTTGGTGTGTTGCGCACGCCAAGTTTATCGGCAAGTTCCAAGTCCTGTTTGATAGACTTATCAACGTACTTATTAGTTTTGGGACTAGTAATCTTGTTAAAATCGATATTCAATTTTTTAGTTATTTTTCGGGCTAAATTTTCAGAATAACGATTGAAATTAATGTTTAGGGCCTGTTGTAATTCAAACAAATAGGCCCGAGCTTTCTTATTACCATATTCAAACTTAATCGCATGATAAAGGCGCAGCGTTTGAAAAGAGGCCATTGTATACTTGGATATGTCAGTTAACTTTTGACCTTCTTTACGTCGTCGTAAAATATCCTCTTTAATTACTTTGGTGTTAGTAATCGGAATGTAATTAAAGCAAGTATCAATGTTAAGTTCATCAATGGCCTGCTTAATTAAAAGTTCTGTTTCATAACAGTAGATGCCAATTGGATTGACAAAGAGAAAAATCTCAAACATCTTTAATCTCTCCTTCAAATTTCCAGTTAGTTATAACTTTAGCAAATAACTAATATAGAAACAAAGAATACGCTCACATGATTACATTCTAACACAATGACTGAAGGCCCGAGCAATCTTTGGTTGATTAGTATTAGTTTTAGTTTGCTTAAAATTATAGCTGTTTTCGAGCGAAATAAGAACTTTTTTGATTAAAGTGGGATTAGAGTTTTCAATTTCTAATTCGTAATCCTCGTAAGAATCTGGGTAGGTGGTGGCATCTAATGTCAACTCACAATTTTCGGGACCGACAGCCAAAATACGGTGAGTTTTGCTAAAAGTTTGCAAGTGCAAATCAAGTTGGGGACCAAAATTATCTCGCAAGTATTGTTCAACATTACCATTAAATGTTACGACCGTCTCTTCTTCTGCTTGTTGGACGAATTTTTGGGCAGCTGCTAGTTTTAAATCGTCGTTAATTTCGACTGCTTCATGAAAGTCGTGTTGTACCAGCTTTGAGTGGGGGACTTTAAGCGTTTGTTCGGCATGATCTGTGAATAAGCGCACGCGACAGCTAATTTGGTGCCTTTTTAATAAACTATTAGGGGTATCAAAATAATAATTCGCCTGCACAAAGTCACTTTTAACGGGGAAAGCAGCACATAATTTTTGATAAACTTCTTTGGTTAATAATGTTTTAGCTTCAATTTCAGTATTTTTACTCATCAGTAATTACTCCAATCTGTTTACTCTTATTATATGTTAAAATGAAGATGCTGTTTGAGAAAGGAATTATTTCAATGGAAATGGATTGGGACAACTTTTTATGGCCATATACAGAGGCCGTTAATGAGCTAAAAGTAAAATTTCGGGCCCTTAGACAGAGTTTCTTAACTAAGGGAGAACACTCGCCAATTGAGTTTGTCGTTGGTCGGGTAAAAACAGTTGATTCGATTAAAGAAAAAATGACACGGCGGGTAATTAGTCCCGACGTGATTGAAACCGATATGCAAGACATTGCCGGCATTCGGATTGTTTGTCAGTTTGTTGACGATATTTATAAGGTAGTGGACTTGATTCATGACCGGCAAGACATGGAAGTCTTAGAAGAACGCGACTATGTGCAGAACGCCAAGCCTTCTGGCTACCGGTCTTACCACATGGTAATTTCCTATACGGTTTATTTGCCGGACGGTGCTAAAAAGTTGCTGGCTGAAATTCAGGTACGAACATTAGCGATGAATTTTTGGGCAACGGTCGAGCATACTTTGAATTACAAATATCAGGGCTCTTATCCAGATGATATTTCCAAGCGTCTTAAGTCAACGGCGGAGACGGCGTACAAGCTAGACGAGGAAATGTCTTTAATTAAGGATGAGGTTCAGGAAGCGCAGAAGATTTTTACCAAGAATAAAGGCAAGGAAAAATTATGAGAATAACGATTGCTCATAATACCAATGAGGAAACGTTGCGAGTAGTAGCGCATTTAAAAAAGCGACTGCAGGAAAAAGACGAGGTTGTTTTTGATGCTAAATATCCGGATGTGGTAATCACGGTAGGCGGTGATGGTACGTTAATCAATGCTTTTCATCGTTATGAGGCTCAGATCTGCTCCATCCGGTTTATTGGGATTCATACTGGTCATTTGGGTTTTTATACTGATTGGCGCAGCGATGATGTTGACAAGATGGTTGATGCGCTATTTTTGCGTAAACCAGAGTCGGCCAATTATCCGTTATTGGAAGTTGAACTTGAAACCGAGGCGGGTGAAAAAAAGCATTTCTTGGCCTTGAACGAATCAGCGGTAAAACGAGTTTCACGCACTTTGGAAGCCAATGTCTATATTGAAGGGCAGTTATTTGAAAATTTTCGCGGCGATGGCTTGTGCGTGTCAACGCCAACGGGTTCAACTGCATACAACAAGTCGCTTGGCGGCGCCGTGATTCATCCGCGGTTAAAGGCATTACAAATGGCTGAAATTGCCTCGATTAATAATCGGGTGTTTCGGACTTTGTCTTCGCCGATTGTGATTGCGCCTGACCAGTGGATTACGATTGTTCCGGATGCCGATCATTTAGTGATGACAATTGATGGTCAGCGCATTGATGTTCGCAATGCGAAAAAGATTACTTATCGCATTTCACAAAAGGTAATTCGTTTTGATCGCTTTGGTCACACGCGATTTTGGTCACGGGTGCAGAGTGCCTTTATTGGTGATAAAGATGACACTATTTAAGTTGAAATTTACAAGTAATAGCCCCCAAAAGTTAGGGGCTTTTTTAATGAATAATGGTTTTTCAAAGCAAGCCGTTAATAATGCTAAAAATCATGATGGTCTGATATTGGTTAATCATAAGCGGCGCTATACAAGTTTCCAGTTGCATCGCGGTGATGAAATTATTTTTGTACCGGGGCAGGAAAAGGCCAACCCGTGGTTGCGCCCCTCGAATAATTCTTTAAACATTATTAAAGAAACTGCCAATTATTTGGTTGTGAACAAGCCAGCTGGAGTCTTATCGATACCCTCACGGTATGAGGATGATGACGCGTTGGTTAATCGTGCTTTAGGATATTTTGCGCAAGATAAAGAAATAGCTAAACCGCATGTAATTACTCGTCTTGACCGTGATACTTCGGGGTTAGTTTTAATTGGCAAGAATCCAATTGCCCACGCGCGTTTTGCCAATCTAAGTAAAAATGATTTTGTAAAAAAATACCATGCTGTGGTGCATGGCAATTTTACGGAAAATAAGTTAACGGGGATAATTAAGGCGCCAATCAGTCAAAAAGCGGGCACGGTTGTGCGGCAAGTTGATCCTGCAGGGCAACCAGCTGCCACTGAATACCGCGTTCTTGAGCAAGTACCGGGTGCCAGCTTAGTTGAGCTGCGGCTGTTTACAGGTCGTACGCATCAAATTCGTGTCCATCTAAAGTCGATTGGGCACCCATTATTTGGCGATCCGTTGTATGGGATAGCGGATGATTTTACAAGACAAGCTTTGAATTGCTACTATTTAGCTTTTCCGGATCCCTTTTTGGATCAGCAAGTGGAAATTGAAATTTCGGAGCCGCTTGATGTGCAGCGGTTGTGGCAGAATTTACAAGGATAAAAGTATGGAGAAGCCATACTTTTATTTTTTTTACTTTATAATTTCCTGATAACTGGTTGCTAAACTTATTAAAAAAGGAGGTTAAACAGTGGATGATAATGAGTTATTGATAACAACGAAAAATTTGACTAAAAAGTATGGTCAAACTGAAGTAATTAAGAATTTATCGTTAGCAATTCCTAAAAATACAGTTTATGGCCTATTAGGAGTAAATGGTGCAGGGAAATCGACAACGCTTAAAATGATTACCGGAATTGTTCGGCCAACTAATGGGTGTATTTATTATAAAGGCAAACCTTGGCAAAGACAGGTTCTGAATGAAATTGGTGCACTAATTGAAACGCCACCTTTGTATAGCAATTTAACTGCGTTTGAAAATTTGCTGGTTAGGACAACTTCTTTAAGCTTACCAAAAGAAAGAATTAATGAAGTATTGACAATAGTTGATTTAATGAATGTAGGTAAGAAAAGGGTTAAACAATTTTCTTTAGGGATGAAGCAACGGTTAGGGATTGCTTTAGCATTGATTAATAAACCAAACTTACTTATTTTGGATGAGCCAACTAATGGTCTTGATCCCTTAGGAATTGAAGCTTTACGTAAATTAATTCGTTCTCTGCCCAAAAAAGGAGTCACGGTTATTTTTTCGAGTCATATTTTGGCTGAAGTTGAGAATGTAGCTGATGAAATTGGAATTATTGCTGCTGGCAAGTTAGGCTACCAGGGAAAAATACCGAATAATACTAAGAAATT
The sequence above is a segment of the Lactobacillus sp. ESL0677 genome. Coding sequences within it:
- a CDS encoding competence protein CoiA family protein, which produces MYAALLNKQLVLAATEAAQINNKAQKNYSCPRCHHRVQLIKTAQGAYFKHLTRSTSMMGEKEEHALSKVLLKEALREAGFHAQLEIPLAEGQLRADVLASPQLAFEVQCAPLSLTEFNHRHQLYSEIGVVDVWVVGQRHYLQRQIKKSQQIFFRKNQLWRDYYLEINPKRRQLILKYNVLLEPVTSRVHYQMTTFTLNAQGLQLLWHFRPRLKTYQVNPAEQRRYLAQQLMQKTKIGQSIATALYAEKMTLDDLPEKIFTEMRHVSQLNNVLAYLD
- a CDS encoding DsbA family protein; the protein is MFEIFLFVNPIGIYCYETELLIKQAIDELNIDTCFNYIPITNTKVIKEDILRRRKEGQKLTDISKYTMASFQTLRLYHAIKFEYGNKKARAYLFELQQALNINFNRYSENLARKITKKLNIDFNKITSPKTNKYVDKSIKQDLELADKLGVRNTPTTIIYNESGNYNGILLEGIVAHDRLIKVLKHDSCLIENFEEETKDCALRKTNHLRLI
- a CDS encoding CYTH domain-containing protein; protein product: MSKNTEIEAKTLLTKEVYQKLCAAFPVKSDFVQANYYFDTPNSLLKRHQISCRVRLFTDHAEQTLKVPHSKLVQHDFHEAVEINDDLKLAAAQKFVQQAEEETVVTFNGNVEQYLRDNFGPQLDLHLQTFSKTHRILAVGPENCELTLDATTYPDSYEDYELEIENSNPTLIKKVLISLENSYNFKQTKTNTNQPKIARAFSHCVRM
- a CDS encoding GTP pyrophosphokinase family protein — protein: MEMDWDNFLWPYTEAVNELKVKFRALRQSFLTKGEHSPIEFVVGRVKTVDSIKEKMTRRVISPDVIETDMQDIAGIRIVCQFVDDIYKVVDLIHDRQDMEVLEERDYVQNAKPSGYRSYHMVISYTVYLPDGAKKLLAEIQVRTLAMNFWATVEHTLNYKYQGSYPDDISKRLKSTAETAYKLDEEMSLIKDEVQEAQKIFTKNKGKEKL
- a CDS encoding NAD kinase, which produces MRITIAHNTNEETLRVVAHLKKRLQEKDEVVFDAKYPDVVITVGGDGTLINAFHRYEAQICSIRFIGIHTGHLGFYTDWRSDDVDKMVDALFLRKPESANYPLLEVELETEAGEKKHFLALNESAVKRVSRTLEANVYIEGQLFENFRGDGLCVSTPTGSTAYNKSLGGAVIHPRLKALQMAEIASINNRVFRTLSSPIVIAPDQWITIVPDADHLVMTIDGQRIDVRNAKKITYRISQKVIRFDRFGHTRFWSRVQSAFIGDKDDTI
- a CDS encoding RluA family pseudouridine synthase encodes the protein MTLFKLKFTSNSPQKLGAFLMNNGFSKQAVNNAKNHDGLILVNHKRRYTSFQLHRGDEIIFVPGQEKANPWLRPSNNSLNIIKETANYLVVNKPAGVLSIPSRYEDDDALVNRALGYFAQDKEIAKPHVITRLDRDTSGLVLIGKNPIAHARFANLSKNDFVKKYHAVVHGNFTENKLTGIIKAPISQKAGTVVRQVDPAGQPAATEYRVLEQVPGASLVELRLFTGRTHQIRVHLKSIGHPLFGDPLYGIADDFTRQALNCYYLAFPDPFLDQQVEIEISEPLDVQRLWQNLQG
- a CDS encoding lantibiotic protection ABC transporter ATP-binding protein: MDDNELLITTKNLTKKYGQTEVIKNLSLAIPKNTVYGLLGVNGAGKSTTLKMITGIVRPTNGCIYYKGKPWQRQVLNEIGALIETPPLYSNLTAFENLLVRTTSLSLPKERINEVLTIVDLMNVGKKRVKQFSLGMKQRLGIALALINKPNLLILDEPTNGLDPLGIEALRKLIRSLPKKGVTVIFSSHILAEVENVADEIGIIAAGKLGYQGKIPNNTKKLEKLFMTVVRKGLVDE